A DNA window from Citrobacter tructae contains the following coding sequences:
- a CDS encoding FGGY-family carbohydrate kinase — MSEKETFWLGIDCGGTYLKAGLYDVKGHEHGIHRQSLQTVSPLPGYAERDMPQLWQHCAATIAGLLQCTGVSGEQIKGVGISAQGKGLFLLDKQDKPLGNAILSSDRRAMDIVQRWQQDGIPEQLYPITRQTLWTGHPASLLRWVKEHDPQRYAQIGCVMMGHDFLRWCLTGVKGCEESNISESNLYNMSTGQYDARLTQWLGISEIDNALPPVIGSAEICGEITAQAAAITGLAAGTPVVGGLFDVVSTALCTGIEDEHTLNAVMGTWAVTSGIAHGLRDHEAHPYVYGRYVNDGQYIVHEASPTSSGNLEWFTAQWGELSFAEINQAVASLPKAASDLFFLPFLYGSNAGLEMTSGFYGMQALHTRAHLLQAVYEGVVFSHMTHLNRMRERFTEVHTLRVTGGPAHSDIWMQMLADVSGLRIELPQVEETGCFGAALAARVGTSVYPNFSDAQRSLQHPIRTLQPDMTAHAHYQRKYRQYQDLITALQGYHARIKEHAL; from the coding sequence ATGAGTGAAAAAGAGACCTTCTGGCTGGGTATCGATTGTGGCGGTACGTATCTGAAAGCCGGTTTATATGACGTCAAAGGTCATGAACATGGAATTCACCGGCAATCATTGCAGACAGTGTCGCCACTGCCGGGTTACGCCGAACGTGACATGCCGCAACTCTGGCAGCACTGCGCAGCCACCATCGCTGGATTACTACAATGTACAGGCGTATCCGGCGAGCAAATCAAAGGCGTCGGTATTTCCGCACAGGGCAAAGGGCTGTTTCTTCTCGATAAGCAAGATAAGCCGCTGGGCAACGCCATCCTCTCTTCTGACCGCCGGGCGATGGATATCGTCCAGCGCTGGCAACAGGACGGGATCCCCGAACAACTCTATCCGATTACCCGCCAGACGTTGTGGACCGGGCACCCCGCGTCTCTGCTGCGCTGGGTAAAAGAGCATGACCCCCAACGCTACGCGCAAATTGGCTGCGTGATGATGGGGCATGATTTTTTGCGCTGGTGCTTAACCGGCGTCAAAGGCTGCGAAGAGAGCAACATCTCAGAATCCAACCTCTACAACATGAGTACGGGCCAGTACGACGCACGCTTGACCCAGTGGCTGGGCATCAGCGAAATCGATAATGCGCTGCCCCCCGTCATCGGCTCAGCAGAAATTTGCGGGGAAATCACCGCTCAGGCAGCCGCCATAACCGGTCTGGCTGCGGGTACGCCCGTCGTCGGCGGTCTGTTTGATGTGGTTTCCACCGCACTCTGTACCGGTATTGAAGATGAACACACCCTCAACGCGGTAATGGGGACCTGGGCGGTCACCAGCGGGATCGCTCACGGCCTGCGCGACCACGAGGCACATCCCTATGTCTATGGTCGCTATGTGAACGACGGGCAATACATCGTTCACGAAGCCAGCCCGACCTCTTCCGGCAATCTGGAATGGTTTACCGCCCAATGGGGCGAACTCTCTTTTGCTGAGATCAATCAGGCCGTTGCCAGTTTGCCGAAAGCGGCCAGCGATCTGTTCTTTCTGCCCTTTTTATACGGCAGCAACGCCGGACTGGAAATGACCAGCGGCTTTTACGGTATGCAGGCGCTGCACACCCGCGCGCACCTGTTGCAGGCGGTTTATGAAGGCGTGGTGTTCAGCCACATGACCCATCTCAATCGCATGCGCGAACGCTTTACTGAAGTACATACCCTGCGCGTCACCGGCGGCCCGGCGCATTCCGACATCTGGATGCAAATGCTGGCAGACGTCAGCGGTTTACGTATCGAATTGCCGCAGGTGGAAGAGACCGGCTGCTTTGGCGCGGCGCTCGCCGCCCGCGTCGGCACCAGTGTTTACCCCAACTTTAGCGACGCCCAGCGCAGCTTACAGCACCCGATACGCACGCTGCAGCCGGACATGACCGCACATGCGCATTACCAGCGTAAATACCGTCAATACCAGGATTTGATTACCGCACTACAGGGCTATCACGCCCGCATTAAGGAGCACGCATTATGA
- a CDS encoding MFS transporter, which produces MNMTSRSTQNDIPRQRWLRIIPPILIACIISYMDRVNIAFAMPGGMDAELGISATMAGLAGGIFFIGYLFLQVPGGKIAVHGSGKKFIGWSLVAWAVISVLTGLITNQYQLLVLRFLLGVAEGGMLPVVLTMISNWFPDAERGRANAIVIMFVPIAGIITAPLSGWIITVLDWRWLFIIEGLLSVAVLVLWAYTVYDRPQEARWISDAEKNYLVETLAAEQKAIAGTEVKNASLGAVLSDKTMWQLIALNFFYQTGIYGYTLWLPTILKELTHSTMGQVGMLAILPYVGAIAGMFLFSTLSDRTGKRKVFVCLPLIGFALCMFLSVVLKNNVWLAYSALVGCGFFLQSAAGVFWTIPARLFSAEMAGGARGVINALGNLGGFCGPYAVGVLITLYSKDAGVYCLAISLALAALMALLLPAKCDAGAGAAPQKTLNPHKRTA; this is translated from the coding sequence ATGAACATGACCTCTCGCTCTACACAAAACGATATACCACGCCAGCGTTGGTTGAGAATTATTCCTCCAATTCTGATCGCCTGCATTATTTCTTATATGGACCGCGTCAATATCGCTTTTGCGATGCCCGGCGGCATGGATGCTGAGTTAGGTATTTCCGCCACCATGGCGGGACTGGCTGGCGGTATTTTCTTTATCGGCTATCTGTTTTTACAAGTTCCCGGCGGCAAAATTGCCGTTCACGGCAGCGGTAAGAAATTTATCGGCTGGTCGCTGGTCGCCTGGGCGGTTATTTCCGTCCTCACAGGGCTAATCACCAATCAGTACCAGTTGCTGGTTCTGCGCTTCTTGCTCGGTGTAGCCGAAGGCGGCATGCTGCCGGTGGTGCTGACGATGATCAGTAACTGGTTCCCCGATGCCGAACGCGGTCGTGCTAACGCGATTGTGATCATGTTTGTGCCGATTGCCGGGATTATCACCGCCCCGCTCTCCGGTTGGATAATCACCGTTCTCGACTGGCGCTGGCTGTTCATTATTGAAGGTCTGCTCTCTGTGGCTGTGCTGGTGCTGTGGGCCTATACCGTCTATGACCGTCCGCAGGAAGCGCGCTGGATTTCTGACGCCGAGAAAAATTATCTGGTCGAAACGCTGGCCGCCGAGCAAAAGGCCATTGCCGGTACCGAAGTCAAAAATGCCTCTCTCGGCGCGGTGCTTTCCGATAAAACCATGTGGCAGCTTATCGCGCTGAACTTCTTTTATCAGACCGGGATTTACGGCTACACCCTGTGGCTACCGACCATCCTCAAAGAACTAACCCATAGCACTATGGGGCAGGTCGGCATGCTCGCCATTCTGCCCTACGTCGGGGCCATTGCCGGGATGTTCCTGTTCTCCACCCTCTCTGACCGTACCGGCAAACGTAAAGTGTTTGTTTGCCTGCCGCTAATTGGCTTCGCACTGTGCATGTTCCTCTCCGTGGTGCTGAAAAATAACGTCTGGCTGGCCTACTCCGCGCTAGTTGGCTGCGGGTTCTTCCTGCAATCGGCAGCGGGCGTGTTCTGGACCATTCCGGCGCGTCTGTTCAGCGCTGAAATGGCGGGCGGGGCACGCGGCGTGATCAACGCACTGGGTAACCTCGGCGGCTTCTGCGGCCCTTACGCGGTTGGCGTGCTTATCACTCTGTACAGCAAAGATGCGGGCGTGTATTGCCTGGCTATCTCACTGGCGCTGGCCGCGCTGATGGCGCTGCTGTTACCCGCAAAATGCGATGCCGGTGCCGGGGCTGCCCCGCAAAAAACCCTGAACCCACATAAACGCACCGCATAA
- a CDS encoding DUF4862 family protein, which produces MSVNNAGYIIGAYPCAPSFHQKSEEEEKEFWRQLADTPNIRGLEQPCLEHLHPLGDEWLLRHTPGDWQIVVTAIMETMRRRGGNSGFGLASSDEEQRKSCVVYYRHLQQKINSINAVNAGKVIALELHAAPLAGNPNVTQATDAFARSLKEIANWDWSCDLVLEHCDAMTGTAPRKGFLPLDNVLEVIADYDISVCINWARSAIEGQNTALPLTHTQQAKQAGKLGALMFSGTTLTGEYGEWQDLHAPFSPFCPQSLMTTDHVRELFACAGSEPLQFAGIKLLEINANADVNHRVAILRDGIAALNKSKL; this is translated from the coding sequence ATGAGCGTTAATAATGCCGGTTATATTATCGGTGCGTACCCCTGTGCACCCTCATTTCACCAAAAGAGTGAAGAGGAAGAGAAGGAATTCTGGCGACAACTCGCGGATACCCCGAACATTCGCGGTCTGGAGCAGCCCTGCCTCGAGCATCTTCACCCGTTAGGTGACGAATGGTTATTGCGCCATACTCCGGGCGACTGGCAAATTGTGGTCACCGCCATTATGGAAACCATGCGCCGCCGTGGCGGAAACAGCGGTTTTGGGTTGGCCTCCAGCGACGAAGAACAGCGCAAATCCTGCGTGGTGTACTACCGCCATCTTCAGCAGAAAATCAACAGCATCAATGCCGTCAACGCCGGGAAAGTGATCGCGCTCGAGCTACATGCCGCCCCGCTGGCAGGTAATCCGAACGTCACTCAGGCCACCGATGCGTTTGCCCGTTCGCTTAAAGAGATAGCCAACTGGGACTGGTCTTGCGATCTGGTACTGGAACATTGCGACGCCATGACCGGTACCGCGCCGCGCAAAGGATTTCTGCCATTAGACAACGTGCTGGAAGTGATTGCCGACTACGACATCAGCGTGTGCATCAACTGGGCGCGTTCGGCCATTGAAGGACAAAATACCGCCCTACCGCTGACCCACACACAGCAGGCTAAACAGGCCGGAAAGCTCGGTGCGCTGATGTTTTCCGGCACCACGCTCACCGGCGAGTACGGCGAGTGGCAGGACCTGCATGCACCGTTTTCCCCGTTCTGCCCACAAAGCCTGATGACCACAGATCATGTCCGCGAGTTATTCGCCTGTGCCGGAAGTGAACCCTTGCAATTTGCAGGCATTAAATTGCTGGAAATAAACGCCAATGCAGATGTGAATCATCGCGTAGCAATATTACGCGACGGGATCGCTGCATTAAATAAATCAAAATTATAA